In the genome of Fimbriimonadia bacterium, one region contains:
- a CDS encoding WecB/TagA/CpsF family glycosyltransferase: MTSVQLASGPTPAGTVLGIPIHVTTMSDALRRVQEFIREGVPRLVVTLDAGGLVLAARDPEWAKLLESADLITPDSSGIVWALRRSGLAIGGRVAGCDMAGELCRLSQQHGYRVYLLGGAPGVAEKAACALTATYPGCSIVGFDHGYFQEAEEPEVLSRIANAKPDILLVAMGMPRQEKWIARHRERLGVPVSIGVGGTLDVFAGVAKRAPRAFQRLGLEWLWRVARNPRKMRKVLSLPTFVLMVLRNQSVV; the protein is encoded by the coding sequence GTGACCTCGGTTCAACTAGCGAGCGGACCTACCCCTGCCGGCACGGTACTGGGAATTCCCATCCACGTAACCACCATGTCGGACGCATTGCGGCGGGTGCAAGAGTTCATCCGCGAGGGCGTGCCGCGATTGGTGGTCACACTGGATGCGGGGGGACTCGTGCTCGCCGCGAGGGACCCCGAGTGGGCCAAGCTACTCGAGTCCGCGGACCTGATCACGCCGGACAGCAGCGGCATCGTTTGGGCTCTGCGCCGGAGTGGTCTGGCGATCGGGGGGCGCGTGGCCGGGTGTGACATGGCGGGGGAGCTGTGCAGGCTGAGTCAGCAGCACGGGTACCGCGTATATCTGCTGGGGGGCGCGCCGGGTGTCGCGGAGAAGGCAGCCTGTGCACTGACCGCCACCTATCCCGGATGCAGCATCGTCGGCTTCGACCATGGGTACTTCCAAGAAGCGGAAGAGCCCGAAGTACTGTCAAGGATTGCCAACGCGAAACCGGACATCTTGCTGGTTGCGATGGGCATGCCTCGTCAGGAGAAATGGATCGCGCGGCATCGGGAACGGCTAGGCGTCCCCGTGTCTATCGGCGTTGGGGGAACGCTGGACGTGTTCGCGGGCGTGGCCAAACGGGCTCCCCGAGCCTTTCAGCGGCTAGGGCTGGAGTGGCTGTGGCGGGTGGCCCGAAATCCACGGAAGATGCGGAAGGTTCTCTCGCTTCCTACGTTTGTACTGATGGTGCTACGAAACCAAAGCGTTGTGTAA
- a CDS encoding xanthine dehydrogenase family protein subunit M, producing the protein MNAFEWVTPKDLKGAVSALSGDSAKVLAGGIDLLCEMKEGLVTPSHVVNLKSIAGLNQMVGRDDLRIGALVTLTELAESESVRSQYKAVAEAALSVGSPQIRNVGTVGGNLCQRPRCWYYRDVAIECLKKGGDRCFAEDGENEYHAILGGGPCHIVHPSDLAPALIAFDAKVEIQGTSARSLPLLDFFVLPAVNWGQENVLAPNEIVTAVTLPKATAGWKSAYYKFRERESFDWALASAAVTLRMSGNTVQDCRVVLGGVAPIPWRSKEAESALKGKTISPALAEAAGKAAVTGAKPLKHNGYKVRLAANVVRIALLRAAGLEEA; encoded by the coding sequence ATGAACGCGTTTGAGTGGGTAACACCCAAAGACCTGAAGGGAGCCGTCTCCGCACTGAGTGGCGACAGCGCCAAAGTGCTCGCGGGTGGGATTGACCTGCTATGCGAGATGAAAGAGGGGCTTGTCACCCCCTCGCACGTCGTCAACCTGAAATCCATCGCCGGGCTGAACCAGATGGTGGGAAGAGACGACCTGCGGATCGGCGCTCTGGTCACGCTGACGGAGCTTGCCGAATCGGAGTCTGTCAGGTCGCAGTACAAGGCGGTGGCGGAGGCCGCATTGTCCGTCGGTTCGCCGCAGATCCGGAACGTGGGGACGGTGGGCGGGAACCTGTGCCAACGGCCCCGCTGTTGGTATTACCGCGACGTCGCAATCGAGTGCTTGAAAAAGGGCGGCGACCGCTGCTTTGCGGAGGACGGCGAGAACGAGTACCACGCGATCTTGGGCGGGGGGCCTTGCCACATCGTGCATCCTTCGGACCTCGCCCCGGCTCTGATCGCCTTCGACGCCAAGGTGGAGATTCAGGGCACGTCAGCGCGCTCGCTTCCGTTGCTCGACTTCTTCGTGCTGCCTGCGGTGAACTGGGGGCAAGAGAACGTTCTGGCCCCGAACGAGATCGTGACCGCCGTGACGCTGCCCAAGGCGACGGCGGGCTGGAAGAGCGCCTACTACAAGTTCCGCGAGCGGGAGTCTTTCGATTGGGCGTTGGCGAGCGCAGCCGTAACGCTGCGAATGTCGGGCAACACCGTCCAGGACTGTCGGGTAGTGCTCGGCGGGGTGGCGCCAATTCCATGGCGGTCCAAGGAAGCGGAATCGGCCTTGAAAGGCAAGACTATAAGCCCCGCCCTAGCCGAAGCTGCGGGCAAGGCCGCGGTCACGGGGGCGAAGCCGCTGAAGCACAACGGCTACAAGGTGCGGTTGGCAGCCAACGTGGTTCGAATCGCGTTGCTTCGCGCCGCAGGGTTAGAGGAGGCCTAG
- a CDS encoding DUF3352 domain-containing protein, producing the protein MGNLRSHAAGARPRGLRGGASWWGVAAIAAVVGAGAVGYKVLFDRPGELAIGFMPADAQAIITVDLSPSPAQAQTFKAIGDALKQEGLLDELEKEIAEAAAQNELVREIRPHIKNSFAVGVWGIEEGKEPKYAALLMAVGNPGAVSSSLEKHLRGYRLEGEQAYVIDKKSTAAVLGNYLIISPNEESMRRVIAVKAGKSPSAADLAAYQEARKALPDDANAMLFVSNSLLREAGKEAERELKGANPFRHNGWFAAGLAIRNDGLLCSVRAPFSADEVKEMQPLANLPVLSLDSLGLLPRGAYGLAALSQPAAIYDTLRNFALAKPESKREMEEGLAKFRSETGFDLEKDVVPAFRGEFTVALYPSQVPGNDDPDALFIADDANGADPATFIEKLRLAIDSGRFDKGGPKARFSSQPYGTTTIHLLDVSGDPNAKGKTPCYAILGKTVVASTSLTLLKQVVDSSGSDANALRSDPRFKRMVDRGLKAGRFTLMADLPTLMKDAAEKDRGPAWDWHKLFGDDGLTFSASYDGKTTTAELFVPLDWVELVHRIGAEAKKNRNAPGPSADMAF; encoded by the coding sequence GTGGGGAACCTGCGTTCACATGCTGCCGGTGCCCGCCCGCGCGGGCTTCGTGGTGGTGCGTCCTGGTGGGGAGTGGCGGCCATCGCCGCGGTCGTTGGGGCTGGCGCAGTCGGCTACAAGGTCCTATTCGACCGCCCAGGGGAGTTAGCAATCGGCTTCATGCCTGCTGACGCCCAGGCCATCATCACGGTAGACCTGTCGCCCAGCCCGGCTCAGGCGCAGACCTTCAAGGCCATAGGCGATGCACTCAAGCAAGAAGGCCTGCTGGACGAACTCGAGAAGGAGATTGCCGAGGCTGCCGCTCAGAACGAGCTAGTTCGAGAGATCCGCCCGCACATCAAGAATAGCTTCGCCGTGGGAGTGTGGGGCATCGAGGAGGGCAAGGAGCCGAAGTATGCCGCGCTCCTGATGGCGGTCGGCAACCCCGGGGCCGTGAGCTCGTCGCTGGAGAAGCACCTGCGGGGCTACAGACTCGAGGGCGAGCAAGCCTACGTGATTGACAAGAAGTCTACGGCTGCTGTCCTCGGGAACTACCTGATCATCTCACCCAACGAGGAGTCGATGCGTCGGGTGATTGCCGTGAAAGCGGGCAAGTCGCCTTCCGCCGCCGACCTCGCCGCCTACCAGGAAGCCAGAAAGGCGCTCCCCGACGACGCGAACGCAATGCTGTTCGTTTCCAACTCGTTGCTGCGCGAGGCGGGCAAGGAAGCCGAGCGTGAGTTGAAGGGCGCGAACCCCTTCCGCCATAACGGGTGGTTCGCCGCGGGCCTCGCCATTCGCAACGATGGGTTGCTCTGCTCCGTGCGTGCGCCGTTCAGCGCCGACGAGGTGAAGGAGATGCAGCCCCTAGCGAATCTGCCGGTCCTGAGCCTCGATTCACTCGGCTTGCTGCCGCGCGGGGCCTATGGACTCGCGGCGCTGTCACAGCCCGCCGCTATCTATGACACGTTACGCAACTTCGCACTCGCCAAGCCCGAGTCGAAGCGCGAGATGGAGGAAGGGTTGGCGAAGTTCCGGTCCGAGACGGGCTTCGACCTCGAGAAGGACGTTGTCCCCGCGTTCCGAGGGGAGTTCACGGTCGCCCTTTACCCGTCTCAGGTGCCCGGTAACGACGACCCCGATGCGCTGTTCATCGCGGATGATGCGAACGGTGCCGACCCGGCCACCTTCATCGAGAAGCTGCGGTTGGCCATCGACTCCGGCCGCTTCGACAAGGGGGGGCCGAAGGCAAGGTTCTCGTCGCAACCGTATGGCACCACCACGATTCATCTGCTCGACGTGTCCGGCGACCCGAACGCGAAGGGCAAGACGCCGTGCTATGCGATACTCGGGAAAACCGTCGTCGCCTCCACTTCGCTGACTTTGCTGAAGCAAGTGGTGGACTCTTCGGGGAGCGATGCGAATGCGCTGCGGTCCGACCCTCGTTTCAAGCGAATGGTGGACCGTGGGCTGAAGGCAGGTCGCTTCACGCTGATGGCAGACCTACCAACCCTCATGAAGGACGCTGCCGAGAAGGATAGAGGACCCGCTTGGGATTGGCACAAGCTGTTCGGGGACGACGGGCTGACTTTCAGCGCCTCCTATGACGGGAAGACGACCACGGCCGAGCTCTTCGTGCCGCTGGACTGGGTGGAGTTGGTGCACCGCATCGGCGCGGAAGCGAAGAAGAACCGCAACGCCCCCGGCCCATCCGCCGACATGGCGTTCTAA
- a CDS encoding xanthine dehydrogenase family protein molybdopterin-binding subunit, with protein MSEWNDRSKTKYVGQRVTRVEGPLKVSGRAKYTYDIQLPDMLYGAILGSPHAAAQVKSVDISEAERMPGVKAVHVVAGPGTNLRHQGQDVAAVAATTEQQARDALRAIRVEYEVRPHRVITQVASQDPERMEPFPALSDEAQTALRAADATIEGSYSVPVRIHTCLETHGCVVRWDGDDRFTMWCSTQAVHGVRGGMAQNQGVPAGNVRVICEHMGGGFGSKLGPGSEFAVCAALAKKAKAPVKLMRDRHTEQLTTGNGPDAHARVRAGARKDGKLAVIAADCFGTSGYSAQWGMPFPYVYRAETRAVRSRPVRTNCGSDAPLRAPMHPQACAITEQVVDELAYALGMDPLELRLANTDGVRKQQFELGAKLFGWEKRNPKPGSDGGRFRRGMGVGTSAWGGGGGPGSRVELTIHRDATIEVKLGTQDLGTGTRTYVASIVAEDLGVDISQVRAMIGDSDFGYSGASGGSTTTASVAPAVKTASLEARRQLFEKAAEMVGQPAEELDARDGKVFVSSDPSKSITFAEVCSRLGVAGIVANGTFDASLQQGGVAGVQFAEVEVDMWTGRVRPIRVLAVHDCGYWMNRLTTESQIIGGVIQGIGMALLEERKMDENTGRCLNPDLEQYKLPGPWEMPEIVPHLFETHQKVAGIGEPPVIPTAGAIANAVFHASGLRIRHLPITPRKLLEAMDERV; from the coding sequence ATGTCGGAGTGGAACGACCGCTCGAAGACCAAGTATGTCGGTCAGCGGGTGACGCGCGTCGAGGGGCCCCTCAAGGTGTCGGGGCGGGCGAAATACACGTACGACATTCAGCTCCCCGACATGCTATACGGTGCCATCCTTGGCTCGCCCCACGCCGCGGCGCAGGTTAAGTCCGTGGATATCTCGGAGGCGGAACGAATGCCCGGGGTGAAGGCCGTGCACGTGGTTGCAGGGCCGGGAACCAACCTCAGGCACCAGGGGCAGGACGTCGCGGCAGTGGCGGCGACAACGGAGCAGCAAGCACGCGATGCGCTGCGGGCAATCCGGGTCGAGTACGAGGTTCGCCCCCATCGAGTCATTACACAAGTCGCCTCTCAAGACCCGGAGCGGATGGAGCCCTTCCCTGCTCTTTCCGACGAAGCGCAGACCGCACTCCGTGCGGCCGACGCGACCATTGAGGGCTCCTACAGCGTCCCTGTCCGCATTCACACCTGCCTGGAGACTCATGGTTGCGTGGTGCGTTGGGACGGAGATGACCGATTCACCATGTGGTGCTCCACCCAGGCCGTACACGGCGTGCGTGGCGGCATGGCGCAGAACCAAGGCGTGCCCGCGGGGAACGTCCGCGTGATCTGCGAGCATATGGGTGGGGGGTTCGGCAGCAAGCTGGGACCGGGCAGCGAGTTCGCCGTCTGCGCCGCGCTGGCGAAGAAGGCGAAGGCTCCTGTCAAGTTGATGCGCGACCGCCACACCGAGCAGTTGACCACGGGCAACGGTCCGGATGCCCATGCTCGCGTGAGGGCGGGCGCTCGCAAGGACGGAAAGCTGGCAGTGATTGCGGCGGATTGCTTCGGCACCTCCGGCTACAGTGCGCAATGGGGAATGCCCTTTCCGTACGTGTACCGAGCGGAGACACGGGCGGTGAGATCTCGGCCCGTTCGCACCAATTGCGGGTCCGATGCGCCACTTCGCGCACCCATGCATCCGCAGGCTTGCGCGATCACCGAGCAAGTGGTGGATGAGCTGGCCTATGCTCTGGGCATGGATCCGCTGGAGCTGCGGCTGGCAAACACCGACGGGGTACGCAAACAGCAGTTCGAGTTGGGAGCAAAACTCTTCGGGTGGGAGAAGCGGAACCCGAAGCCTGGGTCGGACGGCGGGCGCTTCCGGCGCGGCATGGGGGTGGGAACGTCCGCGTGGGGTGGCGGCGGGGGCCCCGGCTCTCGAGTAGAGCTCACGATTCACCGAGACGCCACGATCGAGGTTAAGCTAGGCACCCAGGACCTCGGCACCGGTACCCGCACCTACGTGGCTTCCATCGTTGCGGAAGATCTCGGGGTGGATATCTCTCAGGTTCGCGCCATGATCGGTGACAGCGACTTCGGCTACTCCGGTGCGAGCGGGGGGTCCACCACTACGGCATCGGTAGCACCTGCGGTGAAAACGGCGTCGCTCGAAGCGAGGAGGCAGCTTTTCGAGAAGGCTGCCGAGATGGTCGGCCAGCCCGCCGAGGAACTCGACGCTCGCGACGGCAAGGTGTTCGTTTCGAGCGACCCGTCGAAGAGCATCACGTTTGCCGAAGTCTGCTCTAGGCTCGGTGTCGCGGGGATCGTGGCGAACGGGACCTTCGATGCTTCGTTGCAGCAGGGCGGCGTCGCGGGGGTGCAGTTCGCGGAGGTGGAAGTGGACATGTGGACCGGCCGTGTGCGGCCCATTCGCGTTCTGGCAGTCCATGACTGCGGCTACTGGATGAACCGACTGACCACCGAGAGCCAGATCATCGGCGGCGTCATTCAAGGCATTGGCATGGCGCTACTCGAAGAGCGCAAGATGGACGAGAACACGGGCCGATGCCTGAACCCGGACCTGGAGCAGTACAAGTTGCCCGGACCGTGGGAGATGCCCGAGATTGTGCCACACCTTTTCGAGACGCACCAGAAAGTGGCGGGCATAGGCGAGCCGCCGGTCATCCCAACTGCAGGCGCCATTGCCAACGCCGTGTTCCACGCGTCGGGCCTGCGCATTCGGCACCTACCTATCACCCCGCGGAAGCTCTTGGAGGCGATGGATGAACGCGTTTGA
- a CDS encoding (2Fe-2S)-binding protein, with the protein MSEEKKPELSRRQFLKSVGAAAAVATVGGAAGLHKGHPETVGSPASVTPQGVGERTVSLNVNGEVHRLLLEPRMTLLDAIRDRLGLTGSKRVCDRGTCGACTVYLDGKPIYACLKLAVDCEGHKVETVESLAPDGKLNAVQQAFVNHDSLQCGFCTPGFVMCVNHLLKTNKSPSLADIKNACSGNVCRCGTYTRIFEAAESAAKAMREGA; encoded by the coding sequence ATGAGCGAGGAAAAGAAGCCCGAGCTCAGTCGAAGGCAATTCCTAAAGTCGGTAGGTGCAGCGGCGGCCGTTGCGACCGTAGGTGGAGCCGCTGGGCTGCACAAAGGTCACCCCGAGACCGTGGGAAGCCCGGCGAGCGTGACACCACAGGGTGTCGGCGAGCGGACGGTCAGTCTGAATGTGAACGGCGAAGTCCATCGGCTGCTCCTGGAGCCACGCATGACTTTGTTGGACGCGATTCGTGATAGGCTGGGCCTCACTGGATCCAAACGAGTGTGCGACCGAGGCACCTGCGGCGCTTGCACCGTATACCTCGACGGCAAACCCATCTATGCGTGCCTGAAACTCGCCGTCGACTGCGAGGGCCACAAGGTCGAGACGGTTGAAAGCCTCGCGCCCGACGGCAAGCTGAATGCTGTTCAGCAGGCGTTCGTGAACCACGACTCGCTGCAATGCGGGTTTTGCACGCCCGGCTTCGTGATGTGTGTGAATCATCTGTTGAAGACGAACAAAAGCCCGAGTTTGGCGGATATCAAGAACGCTTGCTCGGGCAACGTGTGCCGATGCGGCACGTACACACGCATCTTCGAGGCCGCCGAGAGCGCAGCGAAGGCGATGAGGGAGGGAGCCTAA